Part of the Actinomycetota bacterium genome, CCCCGGGGCCTGGCCGGAACCTACAGAGGAGGTCCCGACATGGCGATCGTACGCTGGTACTCCCAGAGCGGCGGCTCCCGGCAGCCCGCCGCCCTCGAACCTGGCGAACTGGTGTGGGCCACCATCGTCAACGGCCTGGAGAACCCGTCTGCCACCGGCAAGACCAGACCCGTGGTCCTCGTTGAGCCCAGAGGCTCGCAGTGGAGGGTCATGGGCCTCACCACGAACCCTCGCTACCGCAACGGCGCACCTAGGATGGCCATCCCCGATCCCGGGGCCGTCGGCCTCAAACGCCAGGGGTGGCTCTGGGGCAACAGGCTCTGCTGGACGTCGACCCTCGATGTCGGCGACCACATCGGCTGGGTGGACGAGGATCTCGCCCTAAAGGTCGTAGAACTCGCTGGCCTTGACGGCCCGACTGCCCGGGATCTGCTCGGCGCAGCGCGCAAGCATCATGGGCTCTCGATTCCCCTCATTCCCCCGCTGGCGAAGGGGGGTGCCGGATGACCACCCCGGAACTGGCCGGCGTTCCGAGGCTCGCCCCCTCCGACCTGACGTTCCTGTGGGCGGAGTGCCCGAGGTGCTTCTGGCTGAAGGTCAAGGGGGTGCTGAAGCGACCTTCTGCCCCATTCCCCAAGATCTTCACGCGTCTGGATCACCAGACGAAGGACTACTTCTTCGGGAAGCGGACCGAGGAGATGGCCGAGGGCCTTCGTCCCGGGCGGGTGGCGTTCGGGGACCGGTGGGTCCGTTCCGGGCCCCTGGAGGTGCCCGGGCACCGCATCCCGGTGGTTCTCGCCGGCCGGATCGACACGGCGCTCTCCTTCGACGACGGCTCCTTTGCCATCGTCGACTTCAAGACCGCCGAGCCGAGGGACGAGCACGTCCCTTTCTACGGGCGCCAGCTTCACTGCTACGCGTTGGCGGCCGAGAACCCCGCCGCCGGGACGCTCAGGCTCCACCCAGTCAGCACGCTTGGGCTGCTCTGCATCGAACCCATCTCCATGGTGGGGCTGGAGGACGGCGTGGCCTACCGCGCTGAGTCTCACTTCCTGGAGGTTCCCCGGGACGACGACGCCTTCATGGCCTTCCTCTCCCAGGTC contains:
- a CDS encoding PD-(D/E)XK nuclease family protein, which gives rise to MTTPELAGVPRLAPSDLTFLWAECPRCFWLKVKGVLKRPSAPFPKIFTRLDHQTKDYFFGKRTEEMAEGLRPGRVAFGDRWVRSGPLEVPGHRIPVVLAGRIDTALSFDDGSFAIVDFKTAEPRDEHVPFYGRQLHCYALAAENPAAGTLRLHPVSTLGLLCIEPISMVGLEDGVAYRAESHFLEVPRDDDAFMAFLSQVLFLLERPEPPDAAPGCSFCSYLAAGSLVLLTGLYEH